One stretch of Malus domestica chromosome 14, GDT2T_hap1 DNA includes these proteins:
- the LOC103404467 gene encoding nucleoside diphosphate kinase III, chloroplastic/mitochondrial-like has product MRSQICRSASRAARSLLSTPKASSRSYSEGRAVATAAAVALGSKAPLFASSFGRAGSDNASRGWISGALAIPAAAYILVDQEVHAAELERTFIAIKPDGVQRGLIAEIISRFERKGFKLVGIKVVVPTKDFAQKHYHDLKERPFFSGLCEFLSSGPVIAMVWEGEGVIKYGRKLIGATDPQKSEPGTIRGDLAVVVGRNIIHGSDGPETAKDEINLWFTPSELVSYTSNQEKWIYGVN; this is encoded by the exons ATGAGGTCTCAGATTTGCAGATCCGCTTCCAGAGCTGCGAGGTCCTTGCTCTCTACTCCCAAAGCCTCCTCCCGTTCCTACTCCG AAGGGCGAGCTGTAGCTACGGCTGCAGCAGTAGCGTTGGGTTCGAAGGCGCCTTTGTTTGCTTCAAGTTTTGGAAGAGCTGGTTCTGACAATGCATCTAGAGGATGGATTTCTGGAGCACTTGCCATTCCTGCCGCAG CTTACATTCTTGTTGACCAGGAGGTTCATGCTGCAGAG TTGGAACGCACCTTCATTGCTATCAAGCCAGATGGAGTTCAAAGAGGACTG ATTGCAGAAATCATATCTCGATTTGAGCGGAAAGGTTTTAAACTTGTAGGCATTAAAGTGGTTGTTCCTACAAAGGATTTTGCGCAAAAGCATTATCATGATCTGAAGGAGAGGCCATTCTTTAGTGGCCTCTGTGAATTCCTTAGTTCCGGCCCTGTTATTGCAATG GTCTGGGAAGGAGAGGGTGTGATCAAGTATGGTAGAAAACTTATTGGAGCTACAGACCCCCAAAAATCAGAACCTGGAACTATCAGAGGCGATCTAGCCGTTGTTGTCGGAAG AAACATCATCCACGGCAGCGATGGTCCAGAGACTGCCAAGGACGAAATCAACTTGTGGTTTACACCAAGTGAGTTGGTTAGTTACACCAGCAACCAAGAGAAGTGGATCTATGGAGTCAACTAa
- the LOC139191216 gene encoding valine--tRNA ligase, mitochondrial 1-like gives MSPGSGIEEQGGSEGKRELRKKKKKKGKAYDKALQQQAWAAASTSTSKKMRNARTWDEEDEEYPETLSGEKKRLASPMTKRYPSHRPCSNCCNQGHLVRWQRMSGYNIVRVPGMDHAGIAMQVVVEKKLMRQKQLTRHDNSREESWPRFGNGRKSTGERFYSSCAVWGLCGCFTMDEKRSNVMTEVFLRLHNAKTEVFVEAS, from the exons ATGTCTCCCGGTTCCGGAATTGAAGAGCAAGGAGGAAGCGAAGGCAAAAGagagttgagaaaaaaaaaaaaaaagaaagggaaagctTATGACAAAGCTCTGCAGCAGCAAGCATGGGCTGCTGCTTCTACTTCGACCAGTAAAAAGATGAGGAATGCAAGGACTTGggacgaagaagacgaagaataCCCGGAGACTCTGTCAGGTGAGAAGAAAAGGTTGGCTAGTCCTATGACTAAAAG GTACCCTTCACATAGGCCGTGCTCTAACTGCTGCAATCAAGGACACTTGGTTCGATGGCAGAGAATGTCCGGTTATAACATTGTGCGGGTGCCTGGAATGGATCATGCAGGGATAGCGATGCAGGTGGTTGTGGAAAAGAAGCTCATGAGGCAAAAACAGTTGACCAGACATGACAACAGCCGCGAGGAGTCGTGGCCAAGGTTTGGGAATGGAAGGAAAAGCACGGGAGAACGATTCTACAGTAGCTGCGCCGTTTGGGGGCTTTGTGGATGTTTCACGATGGATGAGAAGAGATCAAACGTTATGACAGAGGTTTTCTTGAGGCTTCATAATGCTAAGACGGAGGTTTTCGTTGAGGCTTCATAA
- the LOC103404475 gene encoding cytochrome b561 and DOMON domain-containing protein At3g61750-like isoform X2, translated as MVMMRNSSNSLIMLSYVFMITMMIFLLKPNKRLVNAGQNDIVVLPNFCTTRLNVLQPPYHDIPKSICSSLDWHGYRISDNNAVLTVVLSGMNENSWVGVGVSKDGMMVGSSAVVGWMNRDGRSGTVKQYYLKGRTRNDEIIPDKGELKFTNVTPTIVVKDQIIYLGFQLQFSSRLDRQPFLFAAGYGKPGANNILPTHKYRSALLVDFPKGVIRIGFVDSRKVKMTHGILTIIGWGIIIPFGASMARYLREYEPLWYYLHSSVQFIGFFVGLSGVAVGRTLYELVHADFNSHRSIGYIVLALSVLQLCQFIMRPSRTSKVRKYWNKSHQWVGRSVVVLALVNIFIGLFYGNGGKPFKTFFLCAFSLFVLSQIILEIRHLLQSKRAALATTADEPPLFQVPPRT; from the exons ATGGTGATGATGAGGAATTCATCAAATTCCTTGATAATGTTGAGCTATGTCTTCATGATCACGATGATGATATTTTTATTAAAGCCAAATAAGAGATTGGTCAATGCTGGTCAGAATGATATCGTAGTACTGCCTAATTTTTGTACAACACGTTTAAATGTTCTCCAGCCACCCTATCATGATATACCGAAATCCATCTGTTCATCCCTCGATTGGCACGGCTACCGTATTAGC GATAATAACGCTGTTCTTACCGTTGTACTATCGGGAATGAACGAAAACAGTTGGGTCGGAGTCGGGGTGTCAAAGGACGGCATGATGGTTGGTTCGAGTGCCGTGGTGGGATGGATGAACAGAGACGGCAGATCGGGCACAGTAAAGCAATATTATTTGAAAGGACGTACGAGGAATGATGAAATCATACCAGATAAAGGTGAATTGAAATTCACAAATGTTACACCCACCATTGTTGTCAAGGACCAAATCATTTATCTAGGGTTTCAACTCCAGTTTTCCAGTCGTCTTGATCGTCAGCCCTTTCTGTTTGCTGCCGGGTATGGAAAGCCTGGTGCTAACAACATCCTACCAACGCATAAATATAGAAGCGCCTTGTTAGTTGATTTCCCTAAAG GAGTCATTCGTATAGGGTTTGTAGACAGCAGGAAAGTGAAGATGACCCATGGAATACTAACTATTATTGGATGGGGCATAATAATTCCATTCGGAGCATCAATGGCCAGATATCTTAGGGAGTATGAGCCTTTGTGGTACTACCTTCATTCATCAGTTCAGTTTATAGGTTTCTTTGTGGGGCTTTCTGGTGTGGCTGTTGGAAGGACACTATATGAACTAGTACATGCTGACTTTAACAGCCACAGATCCATAGGGTACATTGTGCTTGCACTCAGTGTTCTTCAG CTATGCCAGTTTATCATGAGGCCATCCAGGACCTCCAAGGTCAGGAAGTACTGGAACAAGAGCCATCAATGGGTGGGGAGATCGGTGGTCGTGCTTGCTCTTGTCAATATTTTCATTGGTCTCTTTTACGGAAATGGAGGGAAACCTTTTAAGACATTTTTTTTGTGCGCCTTTTCTCTTTTCGTTTTgtcccaaataattttggaaatCCGGCACCTGCTTCAGAGTAAAAGAGCAGCTCTTGCTACTACCGCTGATGAGCCTCCTCTTTTTCAAGTTCCTCCACGAACTTAG
- the LOC103404475 gene encoding cytochrome b561 and DOMON domain-containing protein At3g61750-like isoform X1: protein MVMMRNSSNSLIMLSYVFMITMMIFLLKPNKRLVNAGQNDIVVLPNFCTTRLNVLQPPYHDIPKSICSSLDWHGYRISFFQDNNAVLTVVLSGMNENSWVGVGVSKDGMMVGSSAVVGWMNRDGRSGTVKQYYLKGRTRNDEIIPDKGELKFTNVTPTIVVKDQIIYLGFQLQFSSRLDRQPFLFAAGYGKPGANNILPTHKYRSALLVDFPKGVIRIGFVDSRKVKMTHGILTIIGWGIIIPFGASMARYLREYEPLWYYLHSSVQFIGFFVGLSGVAVGRTLYELVHADFNSHRSIGYIVLALSVLQLCQFIMRPSRTSKVRKYWNKSHQWVGRSVVVLALVNIFIGLFYGNGGKPFKTFFLCAFSLFVLSQIILEIRHLLQSKRAALATTADEPPLFQVPPRT, encoded by the exons ATGGTGATGATGAGGAATTCATCAAATTCCTTGATAATGTTGAGCTATGTCTTCATGATCACGATGATGATATTTTTATTAAAGCCAAATAAGAGATTGGTCAATGCTGGTCAGAATGATATCGTAGTACTGCCTAATTTTTGTACAACACGTTTAAATGTTCTCCAGCCACCCTATCATGATATACCGAAATCCATCTGTTCATCCCTCGATTGGCACGGCTACCGTATTAGC TTCTTTCAGGATAATAACGCTGTTCTTACCGTTGTACTATCGGGAATGAACGAAAACAGTTGGGTCGGAGTCGGGGTGTCAAAGGACGGCATGATGGTTGGTTCGAGTGCCGTGGTGGGATGGATGAACAGAGACGGCAGATCGGGCACAGTAAAGCAATATTATTTGAAAGGACGTACGAGGAATGATGAAATCATACCAGATAAAGGTGAATTGAAATTCACAAATGTTACACCCACCATTGTTGTCAAGGACCAAATCATTTATCTAGGGTTTCAACTCCAGTTTTCCAGTCGTCTTGATCGTCAGCCCTTTCTGTTTGCTGCCGGGTATGGAAAGCCTGGTGCTAACAACATCCTACCAACGCATAAATATAGAAGCGCCTTGTTAGTTGATTTCCCTAAAG GAGTCATTCGTATAGGGTTTGTAGACAGCAGGAAAGTGAAGATGACCCATGGAATACTAACTATTATTGGATGGGGCATAATAATTCCATTCGGAGCATCAATGGCCAGATATCTTAGGGAGTATGAGCCTTTGTGGTACTACCTTCATTCATCAGTTCAGTTTATAGGTTTCTTTGTGGGGCTTTCTGGTGTGGCTGTTGGAAGGACACTATATGAACTAGTACATGCTGACTTTAACAGCCACAGATCCATAGGGTACATTGTGCTTGCACTCAGTGTTCTTCAG CTATGCCAGTTTATCATGAGGCCATCCAGGACCTCCAAGGTCAGGAAGTACTGGAACAAGAGCCATCAATGGGTGGGGAGATCGGTGGTCGTGCTTGCTCTTGTCAATATTTTCATTGGTCTCTTTTACGGAAATGGAGGGAAACCTTTTAAGACATTTTTTTTGTGCGCCTTTTCTCTTTTCGTTTTgtcccaaataattttggaaatCCGGCACCTGCTTCAGAGTAAAAGAGCAGCTCTTGCTACTACCGCTGATGAGCCTCCTCTTTTTCAAGTTCCTCCACGAACTTAG
- the LOC103404475 gene encoding cytochrome b561 and DOMON domain-containing protein At3g61750-like isoform X3 yields MVMMRNSSNSLIMLSYVFMITMMIFLLKPNKRLVNAGQNDIVVLPNFCTTRLNVLQPPYHDIPKSICSSLDWHGYRISFFQDNNAVLTVVLSGMNENSWVGVGVSKDGMMVGSSAVVGWMNRDGRSGTVKQYYLKGRTRNDEIIPDKGVIRIGFVDSRKVKMTHGILTIIGWGIIIPFGASMARYLREYEPLWYYLHSSVQFIGFFVGLSGVAVGRTLYELVHADFNSHRSIGYIVLALSVLQLCQFIMRPSRTSKVRKYWNKSHQWVGRSVVVLALVNIFIGLFYGNGGKPFKTFFLCAFSLFVLSQIILEIRHLLQSKRAALATTADEPPLFQVPPRT; encoded by the exons ATGGTGATGATGAGGAATTCATCAAATTCCTTGATAATGTTGAGCTATGTCTTCATGATCACGATGATGATATTTTTATTAAAGCCAAATAAGAGATTGGTCAATGCTGGTCAGAATGATATCGTAGTACTGCCTAATTTTTGTACAACACGTTTAAATGTTCTCCAGCCACCCTATCATGATATACCGAAATCCATCTGTTCATCCCTCGATTGGCACGGCTACCGTATTAGC TTCTTTCAGGATAATAACGCTGTTCTTACCGTTGTACTATCGGGAATGAACGAAAACAGTTGGGTCGGAGTCGGGGTGTCAAAGGACGGCATGATGGTTGGTTCGAGTGCCGTGGTGGGATGGATGAACAGAGACGGCAGATCGGGCACAGTAAAGCAATATTATTTGAAAGGACGTACGAGGAATGATGAAATCATACCAGATAAAG GAGTCATTCGTATAGGGTTTGTAGACAGCAGGAAAGTGAAGATGACCCATGGAATACTAACTATTATTGGATGGGGCATAATAATTCCATTCGGAGCATCAATGGCCAGATATCTTAGGGAGTATGAGCCTTTGTGGTACTACCTTCATTCATCAGTTCAGTTTATAGGTTTCTTTGTGGGGCTTTCTGGTGTGGCTGTTGGAAGGACACTATATGAACTAGTACATGCTGACTTTAACAGCCACAGATCCATAGGGTACATTGTGCTTGCACTCAGTGTTCTTCAG CTATGCCAGTTTATCATGAGGCCATCCAGGACCTCCAAGGTCAGGAAGTACTGGAACAAGAGCCATCAATGGGTGGGGAGATCGGTGGTCGTGCTTGCTCTTGTCAATATTTTCATTGGTCTCTTTTACGGAAATGGAGGGAAACCTTTTAAGACATTTTTTTTGTGCGCCTTTTCTCTTTTCGTTTTgtcccaaataattttggaaatCCGGCACCTGCTTCAGAGTAAAAGAGCAGCTCTTGCTACTACCGCTGATGAGCCTCCTCTTTTTCAAGTTCCTCCACGAACTTAG